Proteins from one Bradyrhizobium amphicarpaeae genomic window:
- the cpaB gene encoding Flp pilus assembly protein CpaB, with the protein MNTARIVVLVIALGAGGVAAYLASGFDNKPAPVLPVAEKLPTVEVLVAKSDIGLGQAVKPEDLQWQAWPAATASSAFIRRDSRPEAQSQIAGSIARVPLMQGEPIREQKLVKADGSGFMAAILPAGMRAVSTEISAETAAGGFILPNDRVDIVLTRRLKNPDGANNNNGPTGGNDLVLSEVLLTNIRVLAIDQAPKEKDGQNAVVGKTVTLELKPEQVATLSVGRQAGTLTLALRSIADANAIELSAEDLAAKRSGGGVNVIRYGVQARQLTSQK; encoded by the coding sequence ATGAACACCGCACGCATCGTCGTTCTCGTCATCGCGCTGGGCGCCGGCGGCGTCGCGGCCTATCTGGCGAGCGGCTTCGACAACAAGCCCGCACCCGTCCTGCCTGTCGCCGAGAAGCTGCCGACCGTCGAAGTGCTCGTCGCCAAGTCCGACATCGGGCTCGGGCAGGCCGTGAAGCCCGAGGACCTGCAATGGCAAGCCTGGCCGGCAGCGACCGCGAGCAGCGCCTTCATCCGCCGCGACAGCAGGCCCGAGGCGCAGAGCCAGATCGCCGGCTCGATCGCCCGCGTGCCCCTGATGCAGGGCGAGCCGATCCGCGAGCAGAAGCTGGTCAAGGCCGACGGCTCCGGCTTCATGGCTGCGATCCTGCCCGCCGGGATGCGCGCCGTTTCCACCGAGATTTCAGCCGAGACCGCCGCCGGCGGCTTCATCCTTCCGAATGACCGCGTCGACATCGTCCTGACCCGCCGCCTGAAGAACCCCGACGGCGCCAACAACAATAATGGTCCGACCGGCGGCAACGACCTCGTCCTGTCCGAGGTCCTCCTGACCAATATCCGCGTGCTCGCGATCGATCAGGCGCCAAAGGAGAAAGACGGCCAGAACGCCGTCGTCGGCAAGACCGTCACGCTCGAACTCAAGCCGGAACAGGTCGCCACGCTCTCGGTCGGCCGCCAGGCCGGCACACTCACGCTCGCGCTGCGCAGCATCGCCGACGCCAACGCGATCGAGCTCTCGGCCGAAGATTTGGCGGCGAAGCGCTCGGGCGGCGGCGTGAACGTAATCCGTTATGGCGTGCAGGCAAGGCAACTGACGTCACAGAAGTGA
- a CDS encoding type II and III secretion system protein family protein → MNDGEDRTGLRLRGKRTRSFWTRTMLLLGLLAAPDLVSAADAPVGDQAPMQAPDLGVSSVATIAPARTRFLSLGVGKSVVIDLPREVKDVLVADPKIANAVIRSAQRAYIIGGQVGQTNVVFFTADGQQVAAYDIAVKRDLNGMRAALRQSLPGVQIEGVGDSVMLTGSVSSPVEAQQAGDVAAKLVGGSDKVVNNIVVRGRDQVMLKVVVGEVRRDIVKQLGVDLSASLNAGTAVVNFNNSNPFSVSGGPIVGSNGLGLGGITKGVATVNATMRAMESAGVMRTLAEPSLTAISGESATFIAGGEFPIPAGYSCDPVTHVCTTQITYKKFGISLNFTPVVLSEGRISLRVMTEVSELSNTNSITLTQAVSSTSSNSITIPSIQTRRAETTLEIPSGGSMAMAGLIQQQTKQAINGLPGIDQVPIIGALFRSQDFVNNETELMVIVTPYVVRAVAQKELARPDDGFAPASDAQTALLGRMNRLYGVARRVDPIAGTPGDFGFIID, encoded by the coding sequence ATGAACGACGGGGAAGATCGGACCGGCCTGCGCCTTCGGGGGAAGCGCACGCGCTCGTTCTGGACGAGGACGATGCTGTTGCTAGGGCTGCTCGCAGCCCCCGACCTCGTCAGCGCCGCGGATGCGCCGGTGGGCGACCAGGCGCCGATGCAGGCACCGGATCTCGGCGTGTCGTCGGTCGCGACCATCGCACCGGCGAGGACTCGTTTTCTCTCGCTTGGCGTCGGCAAATCCGTCGTCATCGACCTGCCGCGCGAGGTCAAGGACGTGCTGGTGGCAGATCCCAAGATCGCCAATGCAGTCATCCGCTCGGCGCAGCGCGCCTATATCATCGGCGGTCAGGTCGGCCAGACCAACGTCGTTTTCTTCACCGCAGACGGCCAGCAGGTCGCCGCCTATGACATCGCAGTGAAGCGCGACCTCAACGGCATGCGCGCGGCCCTGCGCCAGTCGCTGCCGGGCGTTCAGATCGAAGGCGTCGGCGACAGCGTGATGCTGACCGGATCGGTGTCGAGCCCGGTCGAGGCCCAGCAGGCCGGCGACGTCGCCGCAAAACTGGTCGGCGGTTCGGACAAGGTCGTCAACAACATCGTCGTGCGCGGCCGCGACCAGGTGATGCTCAAGGTCGTCGTCGGCGAAGTGCGCCGCGACATCGTCAAGCAGCTCGGCGTCGATCTCAGCGCCAGCCTGAACGCCGGCACCGCGGTGGTGAATTTCAACAATTCCAACCCGTTCTCGGTCTCGGGCGGGCCGATCGTCGGCAGCAACGGGCTCGGCCTCGGCGGCATCACCAAGGGCGTCGCCACCGTCAACGCGACCATGCGCGCGATGGAAAGCGCCGGCGTCATGCGCACGCTCGCCGAACCGAGCCTGACCGCGATCTCGGGCGAATCCGCCACCTTCATCGCCGGCGGCGAATTCCCGATTCCGGCAGGCTATTCCTGCGATCCCGTCACCCACGTCTGTACCACCCAGATCACCTACAAGAAGTTCGGCATCTCGCTGAACTTCACCCCGGTCGTGCTCAGCGAAGGCCGCATCAGCCTGCGCGTGATGACCGAGGTCTCGGAGCTGTCGAATACGAATTCGATCACCTTGACGCAGGCGGTGTCCTCGACCTCGAGCAACTCGATCACCATCCCCTCGATCCAGACCCGCCGCGCCGAGACGACGCTGGAGATTCCCTCCGGCGGCTCGATGGCGATGGCCGGCCTGATCCAGCAGCAGACCAAGCAGGCGATCAACGGCCTTCCCGGCATCGACCAGGTGCCGATCATCGGCGCGCTGTTCCGCAGCCAGGACTTCGTCAACAACGAGACCGAACTGATGGTGATCGTGACGCCCTATGTGGTGCGCGCGGTCGCCCAGAAAGAATTGGCGCGGCCCGACGACGGCTTCGCGCCGGCCTCGGACGCGCAGACCGCACTGCTCGGCCGCATGAACCGCCTCTATGGCGTCGCGCGCCGCGTCGATCCGATCGCCGGCACGCCGGGCGATTTCGGCTTCATCATCGACTGA
- a CDS encoding CpaD family pilus assembly protein: protein MTTTSADRRRKLQVALALTGLSVMLGACNTTGEIVTQTVPTDYRQRHPIAVQEGKKSIVIFVGKARGGLSPAQHSDVAGVARDWVREGTGSVVVDVPVDSANSRAAAATYQEIRSVLASGGVPSRAIVQHPYRPEDPGLLPTIRLSYSKMAAVAGPCGLWPEDLGPSILDPGYNENRPYFNLGCASQRNLAAMIDNPADLEQPRSETPAYTARRDIAFDRYRKGTAISTPNSEADKAKLSDTGK, encoded by the coding sequence ATGACGACAACATCAGCCGATCGACGTCGCAAGCTGCAGGTCGCGCTGGCACTGACGGGGCTCTCCGTCATGCTGGGCGCCTGCAACACCACCGGTGAGATCGTCACCCAGACGGTGCCGACCGACTATCGCCAGCGCCACCCGATCGCGGTGCAGGAAGGCAAGAAGTCGATCGTGATCTTCGTCGGCAAGGCGAGGGGCGGCCTGTCGCCCGCGCAGCATTCGGACGTCGCGGGCGTCGCCCGGGACTGGGTGCGCGAGGGCACCGGCTCGGTCGTCGTCGACGTTCCCGTCGACAGCGCGAATTCGCGCGCGGCGGCCGCGACCTATCAGGAAATCCGTTCCGTGCTCGCATCCGGCGGCGTGCCGTCGCGCGCCATCGTCCAGCATCCCTATCGCCCCGAGGATCCCGGGCTGCTGCCCACCATCCGCCTGAGCTATTCGAAGATGGCCGCGGTCGCCGGCCCCTGCGGACTGTGGCCGGAAGACCTCGGCCCCTCGATCCTCGATCCCGGCTACAACGAGAACCGCCCCTACTTCAATCTCGGCTGCGCCAGCCAGCGCAATCTCGCCGCGATGATCGACAATCCGGCCGACCTCGAGCAGCCGCGATCCGAAACGCCGGCCTATACCGCGCGGCGCGACATCGCCTTCGATCGCTACCGCAAGGGCACCGCGATCTCGACTCCCAATTCCGAAGCCGACAAGGCCAAGCTCAGCGACACAGGCAAATGA
- a CDS encoding AAA family ATPase — MTVINDEEADDPGHPEEHIAPVPRISVQAFCETEKTLAAVTAAGQDRRLAKAHLTAKDGGLAAAIEVYETMPTPNVIVIESDGTRDILEGLDDLAGVCDPGTRVVVIGNPNDTAPYRELVRRGVNDYVVGPVETLDVVRSICSLFSASEAIITGRVIAVVGAKGGVGASTVAHNLAWTIARDLALDSVVIDLDLAFGTAGLDYNQDPVQGIANAVLSQDRPDTALMERLLSKCTERLSLLAAPATLDRVYDFGAEAFDAIFDTLRMTTPCIVLDVPHQWSGWTRRALVNADDIVIVAEPDLANLRNTKNMLSVLKAARPNDRPPLYCINQVGMHKRAEIDVKSFAKTMESQPIAVIPFDSKLFSTAANNGQMIAEVSKGHRTTELFQNMANRLAGRGEVKKPKRSLFGPLLKKLKSRSSRNSAPHRKAS; from the coding sequence ATGACCGTTATCAACGACGAAGAAGCGGACGATCCAGGCCACCCCGAGGAACACATTGCGCCGGTTCCCCGCATCTCGGTGCAGGCGTTCTGCGAAACCGAGAAGACCCTGGCCGCGGTGACCGCGGCGGGGCAGGACCGCCGGCTGGCCAAGGCGCACCTCACCGCCAAGGACGGCGGCCTTGCCGCGGCGATCGAAGTCTATGAAACGATGCCGACGCCGAACGTGATCGTGATCGAATCCGACGGCACCCGCGACATCCTCGAGGGGCTCGACGACCTCGCCGGCGTCTGCGACCCCGGCACCCGCGTGGTCGTGATCGGCAATCCCAACGACACCGCGCCCTATCGCGAGCTGGTGCGCCGCGGCGTCAACGATTATGTGGTGGGACCGGTCGAAACCCTCGACGTGGTCCGCTCGATCTGCAGCCTGTTCTCGGCCTCCGAGGCCATCATCACCGGCCGCGTCATCGCGGTGGTCGGCGCCAAGGGCGGCGTCGGCGCCTCCACCGTCGCGCACAATCTGGCCTGGACCATCGCGCGTGACCTCGCGCTCGATTCCGTCGTGATCGACCTCGACCTCGCCTTCGGCACCGCGGGCCTCGACTACAATCAGGACCCGGTTCAGGGCATCGCCAACGCGGTGCTGTCGCAGGACCGGCCGGACACCGCGCTGATGGAGCGCCTGCTCTCCAAATGCACCGAGCGCCTCAGCCTGCTCGCAGCGCCCGCCACGCTCGACCGGGTCTATGATTTCGGCGCCGAAGCGTTCGACGCCATATTCGACACGCTGCGCATGACCACGCCCTGCATCGTGCTCGACGTTCCCCACCAATGGTCCGGCTGGACCCGGCGCGCGCTGGTGAACGCCGACGACATCGTCATCGTGGCCGAGCCGGATCTCGCCAATCTGCGCAACACCAAGAACATGCTGAGCGTGCTGAAGGCGGCGCGGCCGAACGACCGGCCGCCGCTGTACTGCATCAACCAGGTCGGCATGCACAAGCGCGCGGAGATCGACGTCAAGTCGTTCGCCAAGACCATGGAAAGCCAGCCGATCGCGGTGATCCCGTTCGATTCGAAACTGTTCTCGACCGCAGCCAATAACGGCCAGATGATCGCGGAGGTCTCCAAGGGCCACCGCACCACCGAGCTGTTCCAGAACATGGCGAACCGCCTCGCCGGCCGCGGCGAGGTCAAGAAGCCGAAGCGCTCGCTGTTCGGGCCGCTGCTGAAGAAGCTGAAGAGCAGGTCAAGCCGCAACTCCGCGCCGCATCGCAAGGCGTCGTAA
- a CDS encoding tetratricopeptide repeat protein, which yields MSKRSPLAPPPARLLLPALVALALGGCQTAGIEDVTGALGVRSETAAKANTKADARPELDALRERYRAKPSDPNIALAYGKALRESGQRAQAVAVMEQAVLAHPSNKALLAGYGRALADSGSFQQAFDVLSRAHTPEDPDWRILSAQGAALDQLGRNEEAQQYYAAALKIVPDEPAVLSNLGLSYMLQNNLPKAEQVLGRAYQRNQNDARIRANFALVLGLQGREAEAEILVKADLPPDQAAAKVAALRQLLAKKQQQRADK from the coding sequence ATGTCCAAGCGTTCGCCCCTCGCCCCTCCCCCGGCGAGATTGCTGCTTCCCGCCCTTGTCGCGCTCGCGCTTGGCGGCTGCCAGACCGCGGGCATCGAGGATGTGACCGGCGCGCTCGGTGTCAGATCGGAAACGGCCGCCAAGGCCAACACCAAGGCCGATGCCAGGCCCGAACTGGACGCGTTGCGCGAGCGCTATCGCGCCAAGCCCAGTGATCCCAATATTGCGCTCGCCTACGGCAAGGCGCTGCGCGAGAGCGGCCAGCGCGCGCAGGCGGTTGCGGTCATGGAGCAGGCGGTGCTCGCCCATCCCAGCAACAAGGCGCTGCTCGCCGGCTATGGCCGCGCGCTCGCCGACAGCGGCAGTTTCCAGCAGGCCTTCGACGTCCTCAGCCGCGCGCATACGCCCGAGGATCCGGACTGGCGCATCCTGTCGGCGCAGGGTGCGGCGCTCGATCAGCTCGGCCGCAACGAGGAAGCGCAGCAATATTATGCCGCGGCATTGAAGATCGTGCCGGACGAGCCGGCCGTGCTGTCCAATCTCGGCCTGTCCTATATGCTGCAAAACAATCTGCCGAAGGCCGAACAGGTGCTAGGCCGTGCTTATCAGCGCAATCAGAACGATGCGCGGATCCGCGCCAATTTCGCGCTCGTGCTGGGATTGCAGGGCCGTGAGGCCGAGGCCGAAATCCTCGTGAAGGCAGATTTGCCGCCTGACCAGGCCGCGGCCAAGGTCGCGGCGCTGCGTCAGCTGCTGGCGAAGAAGCAGCAGCAGCGGGCGGACAAGTAA
- a CDS encoding PilZ domain-containing protein yields MLANRRRSERRMCSRLAKIHFGAGSLPRDCTITDISDGGVKVVAEFLEVPPQFTIIFAPDYSRQCRLRWRIGCEFGAEFTD; encoded by the coding sequence ATGCTTGCAAATCGCCGGAGAAGCGAACGTCGGATGTGCAGCCGGCTCGCCAAGATCCATTTTGGCGCGGGCTCGCTGCCGCGGGACTGCACCATCACCGATATCTCGGATGGCGGCGTGAAAGTGGTGGCGGAATTCCTGGAGGTGCCGCCACAATTCACCATCATTTTCGCCCCCGACTATTCCCGCCAGTGCCGCCTGCGCTGGCGCATCGGCTGCGAATTCGGTGCCGAGTTCACCGACTGA
- a CDS encoding YifB family Mg chelatase-like AAA ATPase yields MVQRVSTVAFEGVEARAVDVQVQVAPGLPAFAIVGLPDKAVSEARERVRSALIASGLALPARRIIVNLAPADLPKEGSHYDLPIALGLMAAIGAIPPDALTGFTVLGELGLDGSIAPVAGVLPAAFGANMREEGLICPVSCGSEAAWASPDIQIIAAHSLIQIANHFKGTQVLSRPSPKVHEPAASTLDLRDIKGQESAKRALEIAAAGGHHLLMIGAPGAGKSMLAARLPSILPPLSPGELLEVSMIASVAGEIKDGALTARRPFRSPHHSASMAALTGGGMRAKPGEISLAHQGVLFLDELPEFDPRVLDSLRQPLENGEVAVSRANHRVTYPARFMLVAAMNPCRCGNAYEPGYACKRGRVDRCTGDYQARISGPLMDRIDLRIEVPAVTAADLILPPPAEGSAEVAARVAAARDIQLARYADAGLPKVRTNAEAPASVLEEVAKPDAQGAKLLRDAAETMRLSARGYHRVLRVARTLADLDRADKIGRLHLAEALSYRALAEDVRQMA; encoded by the coding sequence ATGGTTCAGCGGGTTTCCACCGTCGCCTTTGAGGGGGTCGAGGCCCGTGCGGTCGACGTGCAGGTGCAGGTCGCGCCCGGTTTGCCGGCGTTCGCGATCGTCGGCCTGCCGGACAAGGCGGTGTCGGAGGCGCGCGAGCGGGTGCGCTCGGCGCTGATTGCCTCGGGGCTGGCGCTGCCGGCGCGGCGGATCATCGTCAATCTGGCGCCGGCCGACCTGCCGAAGGAAGGCAGCCATTACGACCTGCCGATCGCGCTCGGGCTGATGGCGGCGATCGGCGCGATCCCGCCGGATGCGCTGACCGGCTTCACCGTGCTCGGCGAGCTCGGTCTCGACGGCTCGATCGCGCCCGTGGCCGGCGTTCTTCCCGCCGCGTTCGGCGCCAATATGCGCGAGGAAGGGCTGATCTGCCCGGTCTCGTGCGGTTCCGAAGCGGCGTGGGCGAGCCCGGACATCCAGATCATCGCCGCACACTCGCTGATCCAGATCGCCAACCACTTCAAGGGCACGCAGGTGCTGTCGCGGCCGTCACCGAAGGTGCATGAGCCCGCCGCCTCCACGCTCGATTTGCGCGACATCAAAGGTCAGGAAAGCGCCAAGCGCGCGCTGGAGATCGCGGCCGCAGGCGGCCATCATCTGCTCATGATCGGGGCGCCCGGCGCCGGCAAGTCGATGCTGGCGGCGCGCCTGCCCTCGATCCTGCCGCCGTTGTCACCGGGCGAATTGCTCGAGGTCTCGATGATCGCCTCGGTCGCCGGCGAGATCAAGGACGGCGCGCTGACGGCGCGGCGGCCGTTCCGCTCGCCGCATCATTCCGCGAGCATGGCCGCGCTCACCGGCGGCGGCATGCGCGCAAAACCCGGCGAGATCTCGCTGGCGCATCAGGGCGTGCTGTTTCTCGACGAATTGCCGGAGTTCGATCCGCGCGTGCTGGATTCGCTGCGGCAGCCGCTTGAGAACGGCGAGGTCGCGGTGTCGCGCGCCAATCATCGCGTCACTTACCCCGCGCGCTTCATGCTGGTCGCGGCGATGAATCCGTGCCGCTGCGGCAACGCGTACGAGCCCGGCTATGCCTGCAAGCGCGGCCGCGTCGACCGCTGCACCGGCGACTACCAGGCGCGCATCTCCGGCCCGCTGATGGACCGCATCGATCTGCGCATCGAGGTGCCCGCCGTGACCGCGGCGGATCTGATCCTGCCGCCACCGGCGGAAGGCTCCGCCGAAGTCGCCGCGCGCGTCGCGGCGGCGCGCGACATCCAGCTCGCGCGTTATGCCGATGCCGGCCTGCCCAAGGTTCGCACCAATGCCGAAGCCCCGGCCTCCGTGCTGGAGGAGGTCGCAAAACCGGACGCGCAAGGCGCCAAACTGCTGCGCGACGCGGCCGAGACCATGCGGCTGTCGGCGCGCGGCTATCACCGCGTGCTGCGGGTGGCGCGCACGCTGGCCGACCTCGA